CCCCTCAGAATGCAGGCTCAAGTCTCCCTGAATGGTGATCCACTTTCCTTCCAACTGAAACTTCATGGTCTGAAGCTTCCAGTTGTTACGCGTTTCCCCAAGCGTATCCAACCATTGCACGCCTAAGATCACATCAGCTATCCCTAGTTCCAAAGGAAGGAAACTGGAGACAACTGAACATGACGGTAGCTGCAACTTCAGGTTGTCAATCACGCCACTTCCCTTCACCCGCACTCCTCCTGCTACCAAGACTCCGTACCTCGCCGTGTCACTTCGCGACAACCCCAGTTCAGGAATCAGCTTCTCCGATATGAAGTTATGCGAAGCGCCGGAATCAATTAACACAACAACCTCCTTGTTCCCAATAACCCCTTTTAGCTTCATCGTTTTCGGGGAGGTCAGTCCCATCACCGAACTGATTGACACCTCCGCTACCATCGCTTCTATGCCACCATCATCCTCCTCCAGCTCCACCGGTTCATCCAATAGCTCTTCTTCTTCGCCGTTGGGATGAAGCAGCATCACTGTCAGCTGAGCTTTTGCGCAAGGGTGATTAGGGTGGAACTTCTCGTCGCACTTGAAGCAGAGACCCTCCTTTTTCCACCGCTCGACCTCCGCCGGTGTTAGTCGTCGGAAAGGGGGCTTCAGGCGACCGTGAGAGGTTGATCCTCGTGCACCGTTTCCTTTTGGTAACGACGCCGTGGGTGTTGTTTGGTGTGTGGGCTTGGTTTGATTTTGGGCCTGGATTTGAGTTTTGTTAATGGGCTTGGACTGAGATGTTGGACCGCTGGTATTGGGCCTGGTCGGACGGTTCTCTTCTCCGTCGTCCTCCTCATGCCAAAGCTCCACCTTTCTCGCAGCTCGCATCATCTGATCCAGGTTTTGCGGCTCAAACATCATCATTCCCGCTCGGAGTTTCGAACGTAGCCCATTAGAGTACGCCATCTCTAACACATGGTTCGGGATGTCGCAAGCGTTAGACGCCAACCCCACGAAATCACGATTAAACTCATGCACCGTCCCTGCCTGTTGAATCTTCAACAACCGTTCTCCAGGGGTTCTGTCATGAACCTTGGCGTACTGCTGCAACACCCGGTACTTCAGATGGCCCCAGTTACGAAATGGGTTCCGCCCTCGCTCCCACCGGTACCACATCAGCGCCTCGCCGGTGAAGCAGACGCGAACCGCGCGGAGTTTGTCAGTCTCCGACAGCTCACCCAAATCAAAATACTCCTCAACGCGTAAGACCCAACTCTCCGCCTCGGTTCCGTCAAACGTCGGTAGCTCCAAGCGTCGAGTTAGCTGAGAGTGTCTCCAAAGGCGTTGGTCTTCATACGGTCCGGGTCCATGGTTTTGAGATCCGTGACCATAAAACCCCTCGTCGTAAACGTGGTACGGTGACGGCGTCAACGTAACAGATCCACGACGTTCTCCTTCAAAATCGACTTTTCCTTCCGTCAGTGGCACGGAGGCAGAGCACTCTGTTTGATGAGCTTTGCCCTTCTCCGCTTCGCGCAGTCGCTGCTTCTCCTCAGCGCGTTCTTTCTGCTCCTGGTCCCAACGACCCATCATGATCAACATGTGTTGTTTGATCTCGTTCATCGACTCCGTCATCCCATTCATCCCTTGTTCGAGAAGCGAGATTCGAGTCGTTTGTTGCTGGATCTGCTCCATCGCCAGGTCGTTTTTAGGAGGCATATTCCGAGGTTCgaaggctctgataccaatttgATACACTTTAGTAGTATCAAACTTGTAAAAGGACCAAGAAAGAGGAATAAAAAGtacttttattgatcaaaagaGAGAATTACAAGAGTTTTTCTTTGGAGTACTCCTCTCCTTTTCATGAACTACTCGACAAAATAACTGATAAGGGATCTCAACGTCCTACTTCCTCCTCATATACTACTTGCTACGCTTGATGACAAAGCAACCTCCTCTACTACGTGAGCGACCATCACGTGCTCTTGTCGATGACTCAGCACTCTGCTCACCAAGCCGTTATTCATTACTTCTAGAACTCCCAAATAGTACCAACACCACTGGGCCAAACCGTCACTACTCAAGCCTCTTACTCCTTCTGGGCTTTGCGCTTGTACTTGAATAGAATAGGCGGGTGGACTGCATCATACGTATCAGACTTTTACAAGAAACAACAGCTGCGAGAGCTAGCATTGCTCAATGGAAGTCTTCGTGAAGGAGGAGGATCTCCAATGTCTGGTTCTGTTTCTCCTTTCAGTAGCCTGGGTATGAAAAGAGCCAAAACAAGAGAAGTGTAGAAAACGAATGCCTCAGAACACTATTTTGTTGTTGTGATCTGTCCCACATCTCAAGCAATATGAAACCGATCCAGTTCGACCAGAATGGCCAAACCCCTTTGGCTACACAGTACTGTTCTCTTCTCCCCTGGAATATGGTTGCTGTATATATTGTCATGAATGTGTCTTTTTGGGTCTATTTATCATTGTCCTGGAGAGAGATAAGATAACATTTCAAGGAAACACAAGGCATGATGAgtctttatctctctctcccagtttttgggtttgtttttatttatttcaatgcATTTTTGTCAACTTGTTTGGTTTATTTGTCAacctttttaattgtttttactCTTTGGAACAGTTTGGTTCTAATTTCCAAGGGGTTTTTATAAGCTTTGTACTttagtaaaagaaagaaaaaaacataagatCATGATGGTATGTGTCTGCCTGTCTGATAATGATAAATATGTTTTGGGATACATCAACGTCAAAGTAAAGTTTGTTTCAACATAAATGTTGTGCTCTCGAATATTTCTTCACTTCTTTATTACTGAAATCGACTAATGCCAACAAACTAGGAGCTAAATAATAACTGATCTACACACCAAAACCAGACAGGTTATTTCACAAACTGAACtcattagaaacaaaaaaaaaaaactgaactcATTAGAAATTCAAAAGGAGACTCTTGGGATATCtggaatattttatatgtaaatgaTCTTTTAACAACATACAGTAAATTGTGAACCCTCAAATGGTATCCAGAGGATGAATGATGTGTGCCCTTGTTAGGtgcagaaaaaagaaaagaaaaatagcaCTGGCATAAAGTGTGTACTACTTAGCTGCATGCATATAAAGATAGACAGACAATGCATAAAGGCAGACACCCACCCAAACAATTACACAGAATCGAACATACAAGTATCTCAATTTCATAATTTGGGCCTCAAATGGGCCCAGTTTGGAATCTAGCTCGCTACGTGGCGCGGATTCACCGCTCGTTTGGCGAATCTATTTAAAGCGACTCTCGACTTCTCTAAACTCGAATCATCATCAACAACCCCTTGAGATTTCCGAAGATCACACCAATCAAAAACCCTAAGAAAGGTAGGTGAGGTCGCAGTTAGTTCTGAAAAGAATCTCGATTCGATTAGATTCATCGTTTCTTTCTAGGGTCTGTCTACTCGTTTCCCAGTTCCCCGATCATCGTTGTTgatctcttttttcttctctctctctctctctctcggtttgtttttttttttcttttgcgtCGATTCATGAAATTTTGTTCAGTCTTATGCTTCTAGAATACTCCTGTTACCGTAACGTTTCACCTGACGCGCAATTTCTGTATAAGATTCTGAATCGTTAGATGATTTTTTGGCTCTGTTTGATCAATATAGCATCTAGTTAACATCTTAGCTTATATATATTTCGTTAGTAGTTTTATATCTTCTGCTTATTACTCCCATAAATCTATTCTTTGTTTTATGAGACTCTGTTGTGTGTTCTTGATGAgactttgatttgttttgtggATAGAAGCAGCGAGTGCGCAGTTCAAGATGGCTTCTTCGAAAAGAATCAACAAGGAGCTTAGGGACCTCCAAAGGGATCCTCCTGTCTCATGCAGTGCTGGTGTGTGTAtttctgttgttgttttttttttcaccgtTTTATTATAATCTTTGAGCTTTCTTTTGTGGACTCTCAAAACGGCACCACTTTGACCACTTGGGTTCTTGTATATACTAAAGGCATTGCTAAATTTAGCAAACTCAGTAGATAGTGAATGTCTTGTTATAAGTTACAGTATGAGTTACTTAGATTTAGTGTAATTAATGATGTTGTTTAGGTCCTGTGGGTGATGATATGTTCCACTGGCAAGCGACTATAATGGGTCCAACTGATAGCCCATTCTCTGGAGGTGTGTTTCTTGTTTCCATTCACTTCCCACCTGATTACCCCTTCAAGCCACCCAAGGTAACAACCAGTTCTGTAGTAGTTTCTGCTTGTTATGTTTATTTTGTGGACTCATTTAATTAGTACATCATCATCAATGTTTGTTAATGATGCAGGTTTCTTTCCGCACCAAGGTTTACCACCCGAATATCAACAGTAACGGCAGCATCTGTCTTGACATTCTGAAAGAGCAGTGGAGCCCTGCACTTACCATATCCAAGGTGATCTCATTGTTTCATTTCCATATTTGTTCAATGTCAATCATTCTGGTTTCCACCACGCTCTCTTGTGTTCGTGTCTCTGTTACGGTCATGTCTTTGCCCACTTCCTCTGTTGTGATTATTCCTTTTGACCAAAGATTGAGCTTATATTTTGGTACGTGGTCTAACTACTATATGGTACTAGTTCAGTGATTCTCGAGGGGCCATCTCGTTTACTTACTTGAAGATACTTTCGTGGATAAACTGATGAGATTCTTTCATTTGCATATTCTCAAATGCTAAAAGAGGTTGGTGTTGGTTTTCCACAGGTTCTTCTGTCGATATGCTCACTGCTTACAGATCCAAACCCTGATGATCCTCTGGTTCCAGAAATAGCTCATACCTACAAGACAGACCGAGTCAAGTACGAGAGCACTGCCCGATCCTGGACCCAGAAGTATGCAATGGGATGATGATGATTGGCAGTAATAATCTGCACCACCAATACATTGCGCATTGTCTTAAGAAtaagattgaaaaaaaaaaaacagagtgtgGCGTTTGCTTGGTTgctttattagttttatacatCTTAAGCCAGTGTGTTGGTTGGCGTACTGTACATGAGCTTTATATTGAGACATTTTGAGAGCTTGCAATGCTTTAAAGCCCAATAATTGTCTATTATGATTATGATGagtctttctctcttctctcttgatGGTGTTGaatgaatataatattagtCTTTGACAGGTTTAGTACGGTGTCTGATTCTTATTGGCTTTTATGGTTTTGTCCAACTAGAAAAGTCGTGAGAGTAGAAGAACTGAGTTAAGTGAAAGACTTGTAGTTGTTCTTCGACATTGGCAATAAGTACGGTACTTGTGAGTTCTGCAacacataaaccaaacaaaaaaaatcttaaaaatgtTCTCCTATTTTTATGGGTTGATGCCCTATTAgcttagattttaatttttacaaagcAAATGTAGAAAGAAACTGAACTAAATCTATCAATTGGGTTAAGACTTGGGAGTTAAAGAAATTTGTTATTGTGGGTGTGGAAGGTCATTCATAGATCTCTCGAGATGGGAAGAAGCGAAGAAGTGATAAATTATAGATTTGATTTGCACTAGGAAGGACGAGGCTCTTTGTATAGTAAAAGAGGTATATAACCGTCCCTTCTTCGTCTATTTTTAGCTTCTTTTGCCTTTTTTGGGAGCAATGTTCTATGTTACACATTTtgttactattttaaaaataaatgtgtcGATAGTTCAACTATTTAGGGTTAACACTGAATTAAAAAAGGAACCGTTTAGGGTTTTGTAGGGATTCATCTTTGCGACTTCGTCTCCGTTGCAGCTCCTTTCCGAGAAATTTACCTTTCTCGGAGACGGAGGatattatttctttctttgctttaGGTTCGGTGGTTCTAGCGTTTGGCTCACTTCGGTATTTATTTTACGGATTCTAAACATGTCAGgtattttattttgagtttttttttatgaaaataatatgaTCATCGGAAAATCATTTTGCATTATGAACATGTATCTTGCAGGAGGGTGTGAACGAACAATGGACAAGTTATCAGATTCTGAGGATGAACGATCAAGAACTGGGAGTCTAGCCAAGAAAGCCATTAGATGTTCCATTGAAGATGTTAGGGACGAGGATGATGAGAAGATTGTTCTTATATTGCGCCAAGAGCTTCTTAACAGACATTCTTTGCCTCCAAGGCATGATGATTATCATATGTTGTTGAGGTAAACAGACTtgtagtgaattttttttttttttgccttttaaAGATGCATTAATGCTGTGTCTCTAATACGTTTGTTTACACTAGCTAGGTTTCTGAAAACAATGGACTTCAACATCGACAAAACCGTCACCGCATGGGAAGAAATGCTCAAATGGAGGAATGAGTTTGGAGCAGATCGCATTATACATGTAACgtaatataatatgttatatgGTCTCCTTACATTGTTACATAAagtctaattattttttttggctTTCTTGCTTGCTCAAACCAGGATTTTAATTTCAATGAGTTGGACCAAGTCACAATGTACTATCCTCAAGGGTACCATGGAGTTGATAAAGATGGTAGACCTATCTATATCGAGAGACTTGGAAAAGCTCATCCCGGTAAGCTTATGGATGTTACAACCATCGACCGCTACTTGAAGTACCATGTCCAAGAATTCGAAAAGGCTCTTCAACACAAGCTCCCTGCATGTTCCATTGCAGCAAAGCGACGTGTCACTACAACTACTACAATACTTGATGCTGATGGCCTGGTATGATAAACTCCTCGATAGATGCtcttttttaaaatgtttatttattttatttattaacatagATAGCTCTTGTGGTAAACTGTCAGGGTATGAAGAACTTTAGTCCTGCAGCTGCAAATCTACTGTCCTCTATCGCTAAAGTAGATTGTCGTTATTACCCTGAGGTACCTAACTAACTCTTTGATGAATACACTTTCACTGTGGACAAGGATGTTCTGGTTCCTGGTAAAAGTTTGTAACTGTGGTCTCTGACTCTTTGCAGACTTTGCATAGAATGTTCATTGTCAATGCAGGATTTGGATTCAGGAGTTTGATTTGGCCTGCCGCACAGAAGTTTCTTGATCCTGTGACTATTGCAAAGATACAAGTAATATGGTTTAAAAGAATCGTGTATTATCCTATTTATTGTCAGAAGACACTCATTGTTACTTGTATATTACCCAGGTTCTGGAGCCAAAGTCCTTGTCAAAGTTACTGGAAACAATTGATTCCAggttagttatttttttataggTCACTTCTTAAGTGTTGTCCTTATAGATAAATTTCATTCAAGTTTTGGTTACTACACTAACATTATCAATTACTACTGTGGAAGCAGTCAACTTCCAGATTTCCTTGGAGGCGCATGCACATGTGCTAACGAAGGAGGGTGCTTGAGGTCTAACAAAGGACCATGGAATGATCCAGAAATAGCTGaggcatgttttttttttttttgtttattagatTCAGGAAGTTGAGCTATaatattatcttctttttttttgaactgaggTTTTCTAGCTATAATATTATCTTGTTTTGCAGCTTGTACATCACATGGAAGTGAGTCCCATACCACAAACTACAAAAGCTCCTCTTCATACAAGCGATCATGATTCTTCCACTCGCATTATCACTGTGGAATCTCTAGAACCGGCTCAAGGAGATTGGTCTCAACCCCAATTACTTAATACAAACACTAAAAACTCTTCTTCTGCAAATACATCCACAAGAGAAggtgtgtttctttttcattcATCTTTGTTAGTGAGTTTCCTTAATTAGTGTTATTTTCCGCAACTGCATATTCAAATGTTGTTGGAACCAAATCACATGCAGTCTTAGAAGGATAACAGTGATGATGCACACTAACTAGATATTATTATCACATGTTGGGTGGTCAGATATCACGGTTTGGTGTTGTTAGAGAGAAAATAAAAGGCGAGGACACTGTTCACTTGGTGAAGATACTAATAGCCTTTCCACTAAAGCTATTAATTTGCTCTCTTAAGTTTCTTATTGTTAGGATACTGGCAAAGACATAACTATTTCGATGTCCCAGATTCATCAATAGACAGAGAGATTGTTCTTCAGTGTTTGGATCGTCTTAAGAAGCTGGAGAAAGAATGCACAGAGATTAGTAGAATCCCTGAAATGAGAAGCTATTAACTGGAACTCTCAAGAGGATAAAGTCTCTAGAACTTGATCTCGACAAAACCCAATCAGTACGTACACTTCTTGACATTGACcttctatactatttattaaGGGTTAATgctttttatcatataaacacATATCTACGTTGTATGTGTTTCAGGTATTACATTTAACGTTAGCAAAACAGCTTCACATCACAGAACAGCGTGACTCTCATTACGAAGAAGTAAGCTCACTcaatgtttctttttctctcctTTTTAACTAAGCGTTAGATAAGCATAAAATTTTGCAACAtctgatcatattgatcttaaAAAAATGATATCCAACATCTGATCATATTAGTGTGATTGTATGTTCTTGTGTTTTTGGTTACAGGAGTTAAAATCTGATATAATTactgaattgttttttttttcaaaattcaagtTTATTTGTAGTTGAGACTCTGCTTGTCTATGTATTGCAGCAAAGAAAGCGATGCTGCATCTGAAGCTTTGGGGCGTAACCTTACGGAGACATTTTGTTACTATAATTTATTTACAGCACTAAGAGAATGAAAAAAATTCTATACACAGATATTTGGGGATTTTTTCTTCCTACAACTTGTAAACAAATTTTTCAACATTCCGTGTGCGTGAAgtaatataaacatttaaatttgtAGCTGAAAACGTCAGTTTATGTTGTCTACGTAGGAATAGCATTGCATCTTGCATGCATGTATATTATAGAGTAAAAGATGTGGTGGATAAAGCTGAGCGGTAAAAGAGTGAACTACTGAATAGCTTTGCTCAAGCACAGTTGATATGTGGTCAACTTGCTCACCTAATTGCATTTTACTCATAATTTTACTTGCATAGCTCCATCTTCGAAGTCAAATTCGTCTTTCTTTTTTATCTGATTCTCTTTGGGGGCTCCTGCAACCAAAGAATCATGGAGATCAACTTCCTTTCTAGTTCACTTTTGTTATTTCTTCTACTCgcaatattttcttgttttatcaCTGCAGATAGTGTATTCAAATTTAGACTTTGGCAATGGAAGAACCTGCGTCAAACCAAATGTAACTTCATTTAAAGATATGATTCTTGAACTTACTTTTCTGATCTTTAGAATCATTCCTACAGTTGATTGAATTCTCGGTGTTGTATTAAGAATCTTAGTAAGAGTTCCAAGCCCCCAATCTGTTAAATACAGGTGGGTCAAGATACAGCTATAGTAGCGATTCATTGACCAGATTTTTAAGTTAGTAATCTTGACTATTGATTCTTAGAGCTATCTGAGTCAAGTTTTGTGGGAGGAAAATACTGAGTTCTTGGTATCTGTCGTGCTTATGAAGTTTTATACTTTTGGTCATGTGTGTAACTTTTGGCCTAACAATGTATCTTTGTACCtctacaaatgttttttttgcttatacTTTTAGTCATGTGTATAACTTTGGCTTTCATACCTCTACATGAGTTTTATC
This genomic stretch from Raphanus sativus cultivar WK10039 chromosome 3, ASM80110v3, whole genome shotgun sequence harbors:
- the LOC108847346 gene encoding ubiquitin-conjugating enzyme E2 30, with translation MASSKRINKELRDLQRDPPVSCSAGPVGDDMFHWQATIMGPTDSPFSGGVFLVSIHFPPDYPFKPPKVSFRTKVYHPNINSNGSICLDILKEQWSPALTISKVLLSICSLLTDPNPDDPLVPEIAHTYKTDRVKYESTARSWTQKYAMG